In a single window of the Leptidea sinapis chromosome 47, ilLepSina1.1, whole genome shotgun sequence genome:
- the LOC126978225 gene encoding zinc finger protein 330 homolog: MPKKKTGQRKKAEKQKQRQKEIRNAKDHVDLGQHPCNLAMECDKCQKKQKSRAFCYFCSALQRLPVCAQCGKMKCMLKSGDCVVRHPGVYTTGMGMVGAICDFCEAWVCHGRKCLTSHACTCPLQEAICLECERGVWEHGGRVFRCCFCQGFLCEDDQFEHQASCQVLESETYKCQSCNRLGQYSCLRCKTCFCEEHVRRRGARPARGAPPCPRCAYPLHITADLAMSTRTHRYGRQGVADPDYDGDADGDATNYGSYSHDDYNIEGDDYSYSESDDDEDDDEDEDDEDDSQEDSSEEETAASTDKPDATEDSTQHKQ, from the exons ATGCCTAAGAAAAAGACAGGTCAACGTAAAAAAGCTGAAAAGCAAAAACAAAGGCAAAAGGAGATTCGTAACGCCAAGGACCACGTCGACTTGGGTCAGCACCCATGTAATCTAGCTATGGAATGTGATAAGTGCCAAAA GAAGCAGAAGAGCAGAGCATTTTGCTATTTCTGTTCGGCGCTCCAGCGTCTACCAGTGTGCGCACAGTGCGGCAAGATGAAATGTATGCTTAAGTCTGGAGACTGTGTGGTGAGACACCCCGGTGTCTACACCACTGGGATGGGGATGGTG GGTGCTATTTGCGACTTCTGTGAGGCGTGGGTCTGTCACGGCAGGAAGTGTCTCACATCACATGCCTGCACATGTCCACTGCAGGAAGCTATTTGTTTGGAGTGTGAGAGAG GAGTGTGGGAGCATGGTGGTAGAGTATTCCGGTGCTGCTTCTGCCAGGGTTTCCTATGTGAGGATGACCAGTTTGAGCACCAAGCTTCATGCCAAGTGCTCGAGTCTGAGACATACAAAT GTCAGTCGTGTAACCGGCTGGGCCAGTACTCGTGCCTGCGCTGCAAGACCTGCTTCTGCGAGGAGCACGTGCGGCGGCGCGGCGCCCGGCCGGCCCGGGGTGCTCCGCCCTGTCCGCGCTGCGCCTACCCGCTGCACATCACCGCCGACCTCGCCATGTCCA CGCGCACGCACCGCTACGGGCGGCAGGGCGTGGCCGACCCCGACTACGACGGAGATGCGGATGGAGACGCGACGAACTACGGCTCCTACTCCCACG ATGACTACAACATCGAGGGTGATGATTATTCGTACTCGGaatctgatgatgatgaagacgACGATGAAGACGAGGATGACGAGGATGATAGCCAGGAGGACAGCTCCGAGGAGGAAACAGCTGCCTCCACTGACAAGCCGGACGCGACGGAAGACTCAACGCAGCACAAACAATGA